A genomic stretch from Corvus cornix cornix isolate S_Up_H32 chromosome 9, ASM73873v5, whole genome shotgun sequence includes:
- the PDCD1 gene encoding programmed cell death protein 1, with protein MAPAGPGVGYRDNRGRFRRFRRVTAAPPRGCRPTSGAGYLRGNMPGALREGKGPGLAQLIFASVGRKLGAGGSPGFPLGKRWARFTSTQLLLCTTENKLPLRGRKHGESRERHSTHGTAPPACLGREQTGSPWLQVASKKMWGSVEVALADLCAILLCCGPMLTCCRRVTIFPALLTLPEHDKATFFCNISMENDSGSEYSLNWYKETNHSQAQKTAEISPRKTMTETEKYRLINSAPVFKIEILNLHQNDSGSYYCGLITIFEPDKVMESNRSQLMVTAAPQMNATDEPEMEEGNPSEHIKAMLLGILLLAGVVVLLIFGYLTFTYRRGDVQKPPSENMPAKEEKPPVVSISTVDYGVLEFQRDQRPPVPPETQPVEQTEYATIIFPEEKPVTPERGKKHLDERTRQLPSQPC; from the exons ATGGCCCCTGCAGGCCCCGGCGTTGGTTACCGGGACAACCGCGGCCGCTTCCGCCGCTTCCGCCGCGTCACCGCGGCACCGCCCCGGGGGTGCCGGCCCACGAGCGGGG CTGGGTACCTGCGTGGGAACATGCCAGGAGCGctcagggaggggaaggggccAGGTCTGGCTCAGCTGATCTTTGCCTCCGTGGGGAGGAAGCTGGGGGCGGGAGGCAGCCCGGGTTTCCCTCTGGGGAAGAGATGGGCACGTTTCACTTCCACCCAGCTCTTGCTGTGTACGACAGAGAACAAGCTGCCACTGCGGGGAAGGAAGCACGGTGAGAGCCGGGAGCGGCACAGCACACACGGCACAGCACCTCCCgcctgcctgggcagggaacAGACCGGCTCACCATGGCTCCAGGTTGCCTCGAAGAAGATGTGGGGCAGCGTGGAGGTAGCCCTGGCTGACCTCTGTgccatcctgctctgctgtgggccCATGCTGACCTGCTGCCGCCGCG TGACCATCTTCCCAGCATTGTTAACTCTCCCTGAACATGACAAAGCCACCTTCTTCTGCAATATCTCCATGGAGAATGACTCTGGTTCAGAGTACAGCCTCAATTGGTACAAGGAGACCAACCACAGCCAAGCCCAAAAAACTGCGGAGATCAGCCCACGAAAGACCATGACGGAGACAGAGAAGTACCGGCTCATCAACAGCGCTCCTGTCTTTAAGATTGAGATCCTGAACCTCCACCAGAATGACTCAGGCTCCTACTACTGTGGATTGATCACCATCTTTGAGCCCGATAAAGTGATGGAGAGCAACCGGTCCCAGCTGATGGTCACAG CAGCCCCCCAGATGAATGCCACTGATGAGCCAGAGATGGAGGAAGGCAACCCCTCAGAGCACATCAAGGCCATGCTCCTGggcatcctgctgctggctggagtgGTTGTGCTGCTGATCTTTGGCTACCTCACCTTCACATACAGGAGAGGAG ATGTGCAGAAACCACCGAGTGAAAACATGCCAGCG aaggaagagaagccCCCCGTGGTGTCCATATCCACTGTGGACTATGGTGTGCTGGAGTTTCAGAGGGACCAGCGCCCCCCGGTGCCCCCCGAGACCCAGCCGGTTGAGCAGACTGAATACGCCACCATCATCTTCCCAGAGGAGAAACCCGTGACGCCAGAGCGGGGCAAGAAACACCTGGATGAGAGGACTCGACAGCTgccctcacagccctgctga